One window from the genome of Ailuropoda melanoleuca isolate Jingjing chromosome 5, ASM200744v2, whole genome shotgun sequence encodes:
- the LOC100481641 gene encoding olfactory receptor 1F12, giving the protein MEKGNQTSVSEFLLLGFSSWPEQQALLFVLFLCLYLTGLFGNLLILLAIVSDRRLHTPMYFFLANLSVVDLCLRLCLHLCLHLCLCLCLPSATVPQILLSIQAQTQTISYPGCLALLHFCMMFANMDNFLLTVMAYDHYMAICHPLHYSTIMSQHLCASLVAVPWVLATLNPLLHTLMLTRLHFCSNNIIHHFFCDINSLFPLSCSDTSLNQFIVLATVGLIFVVPSGCIMASYSLIISAVMKIPSAQGKLKALSTCGSHLTLVILFYGAITGIYMSPSSNHSPEKDSATSVVFMVVAPVLNPFIYSLRNSELKGALKKAVGQTKTFCQ; this is encoded by the coding sequence atggaaaaaggaaaccaaaccaGTGTATCTGAATTTCTCCTCTTGGGCTTCTCAAGTTGGCCAGAGCAACAGGCTCTCCTCTTTGTACTTTTCCTGTGTCTCTACTTAACAGGGCTGTTTGGAAACTTGCTCATCTTGCTGGCTATTGTCTCAGACCGCCGcctccacacacccatgtatttcttccttgccaatcTGTCTGTGGTAGACCTCTGCCTGCGCCTCTGCCTGCACCTCTGCCTGCACCTCTGCCTGTGcctctgcctgccttcagctACTGTCCCCCAGATCCTGCTGAGCATCCAAGCCCAGACGCAGACAATCTCCTATCCTGGCTGCCTGGCTCTGCTGCATTTCTGTATGATGTTTGCCAACATGGACAATTTCCTTCTCACAGTGATGGCATATGACCATTACATGGCCATCTGTCACCCTTTGCATTACTCCACCATTATGAGTCAGCACCTCTGTGCCTCTCTAGTGGCTGTGCCTTGGGTCCTTGCCACTTTGAATCCCCTCTTGCACACCCTTATGCTCACCCGTCTGCACTTCTGCTCTAACAACATCATCCACCATTTCTTCTGTGATATCaactctctcttccccctctcctgtTCTGACACCAGTCTCAATCAGTTCATAGTTCTGGCCACGGTGGGGCTGATCTTCGTGGTACCTTCAGGGTGTATCATGGCATCCTATAGTCTCATCATCTCTGCTGTGATGAAAATCCCTTCTGCCCAAGGAAAACTCAAGGCTTTGTCCACCTGTGGATCTCACCTTACCTTggtcattcttttctatggcgcAATCACTGGAATCTATATGAGCCCCTCATCCAACCATTCACCTGAAAAAGACTCAGCCACATCAGTGGTCTTCATGGTCGTAGCCCCTGTGTTGAATCCCTTCATATATAGTCTAAGGAACAGTGAGCTGAAGGGGGCATTAAAGAAGGCTGTGGGCCAGACCAAAACCTTCTGCCAGTGA
- the ZNF165 gene encoding zinc finger protein 165 isoform X2: MTTESKNATAQNLQENEGLMIVKIEEEDFVWRQDTCLQRSDPLRQELCRQLFRQFCYQDSPGPRLALSRLRELCHQWLQPETHTKEQILELLVLEQFLTILPEELQAWVREHGPENGEEVVTILEDLERGTDEAVVQVPVHAHGQEIFRRKVVPPGPAFSVQLQPVDPKALHGSSAPLLLDSDNESENNRSMPKLDVYEKMESQRILSGRISVMSEGSAEPQDICDISHDGCERNLNLNSSELTHQTSCKRSTYDQSFKWNPDFIKHQRIYAREKIHQYGTSLKSPNLVKCTAIFSGEKTHQCNECGKAFRHSSKLIRHQRIHTGERPYECNECGKGFGGSSDLIRHQRIHTGERPFECKECGRAFSLNSHLILHQRIHTREKPYECSECGKTFRVSSHLIRHLRIHTGEKPYECSECGRAFSQSSHLRQHQRIHKRENLLM, translated from the exons ATGACAACAGAATCAAAGAACGCTACAGCTCAGAATCTTCAGGAGAATGAAGGACTTATGATAGTGAAGATAGAAGAGGAAGATTTTGTCTGGAGGCAGGACACTTGCCTCCAGAGAAGTGATCCCCTCAGGCAGGAGCTCTGCCGACAGCTTTTCAGGCAGTTCTGCTACCAGGATTCCCCTGGACCCCGTCTGGCCCTGAGCCGGCTCCGAGAGCTCTGCCATCAGTGGCTACAGCCTGAGACCCACACCAAGGAACAGAtcctggagctgctggtgctGGAGCAGTTCCTGACCATCCTGCCTGAGGAGCTCCAGGCCTGGGTGCGGGAACATGGCCCAGAGAATGGAGAGGAGGTGGTTACCATCCTGGAAGATTTGGAGAGAGGCACTGATGAAGCAGTAGTCCAG GTTCCAGTCCATGCACATGGACAAGAGATATTCAGGAGAAAGGTGGTGCCTCCTGGACCAGCATTTAGTGTCCAATTGCAGCCAGTGGACCCCAAGGCCCTTCATGGTTCTTCAGCACCCCTTCTGCTGGACAGTG ataATGAGAGTGAAAACAACAGATCGATGCCAAAGTTGGACGTTTATGAAAAGATGGAATCACAGAGGATTCTATCAGGAAGAATTTCAGTCATGTCAGAAGGATCTGCTGAGCCTCAAGACATCT GTGACATTAGCCATGATGGTTGTGAGAGAAACTTAAACCTGAATTCAAGTGAATTGACACACCAGACATCTTGTAAACGCAGTACCTATGACCAAAGTTTCAAATGGAATCCAGATTTTATTAAGCATCAAAGAATTTACGCCAGAGAAAAAATTCACCAATACGGAACATCTCTCAAGAGCCCAAACCTTGTTAAATGCACAGCAATTTTTAGTGGGGAGAAAACCCACcagtgtaatgaatgtgggaaagctttcagGCACAGCTCAAAGCTTATCAGGCATCAgagaatccacactggagagaggCCCTATGAATGTAATGAGTGTGGGAAAGGCTTTGGGGGGAGCTCAGATCTTATTAGacaccagagaattcacactggggAAAGACCCTTTGAATGCAAAGAATGTGGGAGAGCATTCAGCCTGAACTCACATCTTATCCtgcatcagagaattcacaccagagagaaaccctatgaatgtagtGAATGTGGGAAAACCTTCAGAGTGAGCTCACACCTCATTCGACACCTgagaatccacactggagagaaaccctatgaatgcaGTGAGTGTGGGAGAGCCTTCAGTCAGAGTTCACATCTTCGTCAACACCAAAGAATTCACAAGAGAGAAAACCTGTTAATGTAA
- the ZNF165 gene encoding zinc finger protein 165 isoform X1: protein MTTESKNATAQNLQENEGLMIVKIEEEDFVWRQDTCLQRSDPLRQELCRQLFRQFCYQDSPGPRLALSRLRELCHQWLQPETHTKEQILELLVLEQFLTILPEELQAWVREHGPENGEEVVTILEDLERGTDEAVVQVPVHAHGQEIFRRKVVPPGPAFSVQLQPVDPKALHGSSAPLLLDSDNESENNRSMPKLDVYEKMESQRILSGRISVMSEGSAEPQDICKSASRLKKQWGKESGGSQRPASVQDGGFSKILTHKNTLTGDISHDGCERNLNLNSSELTHQTSCKRSTYDQSFKWNPDFIKHQRIYAREKIHQYGTSLKSPNLVKCTAIFSGEKTHQCNECGKAFRHSSKLIRHQRIHTGERPYECNECGKGFGGSSDLIRHQRIHTGERPFECKECGRAFSLNSHLILHQRIHTREKPYECSECGKTFRVSSHLIRHLRIHTGEKPYECSECGRAFSQSSHLRQHQRIHKRENLLM, encoded by the exons ATGACAACAGAATCAAAGAACGCTACAGCTCAGAATCTTCAGGAGAATGAAGGACTTATGATAGTGAAGATAGAAGAGGAAGATTTTGTCTGGAGGCAGGACACTTGCCTCCAGAGAAGTGATCCCCTCAGGCAGGAGCTCTGCCGACAGCTTTTCAGGCAGTTCTGCTACCAGGATTCCCCTGGACCCCGTCTGGCCCTGAGCCGGCTCCGAGAGCTCTGCCATCAGTGGCTACAGCCTGAGACCCACACCAAGGAACAGAtcctggagctgctggtgctGGAGCAGTTCCTGACCATCCTGCCTGAGGAGCTCCAGGCCTGGGTGCGGGAACATGGCCCAGAGAATGGAGAGGAGGTGGTTACCATCCTGGAAGATTTGGAGAGAGGCACTGATGAAGCAGTAGTCCAG GTTCCAGTCCATGCACATGGACAAGAGATATTCAGGAGAAAGGTGGTGCCTCCTGGACCAGCATTTAGTGTCCAATTGCAGCCAGTGGACCCCAAGGCCCTTCATGGTTCTTCAGCACCCCTTCTGCTGGACAGTG ataATGAGAGTGAAAACAACAGATCGATGCCAAAGTTGGACGTTTATGAAAAGATGGAATCACAGAGGATTCTATCAGGAAGAATTTCAGTCATGTCAGAAGGATCTGCTGAGCCTCAAGACATCTGTAAGTCTGCAAGCAGGTTAAAGAAGCAGTGGGGAAAAGAATCAGGGGGGTCTCAGAGACCAGCATCTGTGCAGGATGGAGGTTTTAGTAAAATCCTTACTcataaaaatacacttacagGTGACATTAGCCATGATGGTTGTGAGAGAAACTTAAACCTGAATTCAAGTGAATTGACACACCAGACATCTTGTAAACGCAGTACCTATGACCAAAGTTTCAAATGGAATCCAGATTTTATTAAGCATCAAAGAATTTACGCCAGAGAAAAAATTCACCAATACGGAACATCTCTCAAGAGCCCAAACCTTGTTAAATGCACAGCAATTTTTAGTGGGGAGAAAACCCACcagtgtaatgaatgtgggaaagctttcagGCACAGCTCAAAGCTTATCAGGCATCAgagaatccacactggagagaggCCCTATGAATGTAATGAGTGTGGGAAAGGCTTTGGGGGGAGCTCAGATCTTATTAGacaccagagaattcacactggggAAAGACCCTTTGAATGCAAAGAATGTGGGAGAGCATTCAGCCTGAACTCACATCTTATCCtgcatcagagaattcacaccagagagaaaccctatgaatgtagtGAATGTGGGAAAACCTTCAGAGTGAGCTCACACCTCATTCGACACCTgagaatccacactggagagaaaccctatgaatgcaGTGAGTGTGGGAGAGCCTTCAGTCAGAGTTCACATCTTCGTCAACACCAAAGAATTCACAAGAGAGAAAACCTGTTAATGTAA